The Streptomyces sp. NBC_01237 genomic interval GAACGCGGAGATGATGACGGCCAGGTCGCTGTCGCTCATGACGGGCTCACCAAGCGGTGCTTCCGCCTTGGCGAGATTGATGAATGCCATGCCCGGCTCCGGGGGCACGGGGGGCACGTTCTTCCGGTAGAGGTTGCGGATGAACTGGGAGGGGTTGGCATCGAACACGGCGTCCGCGACGCCCGGCTGCCGGTTGAAGTGGACGAAGTAGAAGTCACCGCCGAGGAAGGTTTCCATGGCCTCGATCCACGGCGTTTCTCCGCGTTCCATGTAAGGCAGGCTCAGGTTGATCAGCTTGTTCACCCGGTCGGGGTGCAACAGGGCCAGGCTCCAGACGACGAACGCGCCCCAGTCATGGCCGACGAAGGTGGCGTCCTCGTAGCCATAGTGGTCCAGGAGCGCGACGAGGTCGCCCGTCAGGTGTTCGATGTCGTAGTCCGTCACCTCGGCCGGGCGGGAGGAGTTGCCGTAACCCCGCTGGTTCGGAGCGATGACGTGGTAGCCGGCTGCGGCAAGGACGGGCATCTGGCGACGCCAGGTGATGGCATGCTCCGGCCAGCCGTGGCAGAGCACAATGGGCTTGCCCTTGTTCTCTCGACCTGCTTCGAACACTTCGAGCTCCACACCGTTGACCTGAATGAGGGTGGGCTCGGGAAATTCTGCTTGATTGATCACTGCATTTCCTCTCTGGGGGCGTTCGCTGGCGACATGACCTCCTCGATGAGGCCATGTGGCCAGCTTGCTACCCAAACCGGTCACCTCATGACCGGTTTTTATGAGAGTTTTGTCTGCATGCGATCCGATCGACTGGTGGCCATACTCCTCTTGCTCCAACGGCGCGAGCAGGTGACAGCCGCCGAGGTCTCCCGAGAGCTGGACGTCTCCGAGCGCACCGCCCGCCGTGACCTCGACGCCCTGGCCATGGCCGGGGTGCCCGTGTACTCCGTGCAGGGCCGAGGCGGCGGCTGGCGCCTGGTGGGCGGTGCCCGTACCGACCTGTCCGGGTTGACCTCCAGCGAGGCACGCGCCCTGTTCCTGGCTCTCGGTCCGGCCTCGGATGCGACGCCGGCGCTGAAAGCAGCTCTGCGCAAACTTGTCCATGCTCTGCCGAAGCCCTTCCAGGTGCAGGCCGAGGCAGCAGCGGCGTCGCTGGTCGTAGACCCGCAGCGATGGGGGGCGAGCCGGATCGAGCACCGGCCGCCTCGCTTCCTCGACGAACTCCAGGACGCGGTGATCCGCGGCGTCCAGGTATCGCTCGGCTACGTCGACAGCAAAGGCGCCGAAACCCGGAGAACCGTCCACCCGTTGGGCATCGTCGCCAAAGGTCCTGTGTGGTACCTCGTCTCCAACACCGAGACCGGCCGACGGGTCTTCCGGATCGACCGCGTGTCGTCCGCCGACCCGACCGGCGACCCTGTGCACCGACCCGGGGACTTCGACCTTGCCGAGAGCTGGAACGAAATCGCCGAAGAGGTCGATCGCAAACGAACGCCGCTGGAGATCCAGGCGGTATGCACACCCGACGGGATAGGCATACTCCGGATGGCGCTCGGCGACCGGCTCGACGTGGGCGGTTCCACGACCGATGGCCGCATCGAGGTCGTGATCCGCGGCCCCAATGAGTACATGCTCGCCGGCGAGCTCTCCGGGCTGGTCGAATGGGTCGAGGTGACCGGCCCTCCGGGTGTCCGAGACCACCTGGCCTCGATCGGCAACTCCCTCGTCGAACGATACGGCCGGCCGCGCACCAGCGGAGACCTCACCCGTCTTGAAGCGGACGAGGCAGGCTCCGAGAGCAGTTCCGCTCCGTAGCGTGGGTTTGTCCGTTCCTGCAGTCACCTGGTCACGAGTCGGCGGGTACACCGGCCTGGCTCGCTGCGGGTGGGCGGTGAGCCCTCTCGTGCCGGGCTGGCATCGCCACGCGCTCGGCGAGCTTCCGCGGTCGAGGTCGCGGCAGGCGGTGCAGGCTGTGGTGACGGCTGGCGCCTCGTGGGCGGCGGTGTCGATCGCCAACCGGCTTGGGCTCCGAAAGGGCAAGCCCGACGGGTTCCTGGAACGGCAGGTCCCGCGCTGGACGGCTACGCGCTCGGCCCCTTCGACAGGGCACTCAGGTTCCCGGCCTCCGGAACTGCTTGAGCCGCACCCCCTCCAGGCTGTCGGCGATCAGCTGGTCCAACCGCCGCTCCCGAGTCTCGTCCCGCTTGGCACTGATCACATAGTGGATAGCCGACTTGCGGTAGGACGGCGCCTGCCCGCTGAACCACTCCCACGCCCGCGGTTCCGCTTGGAAGCGAGCCAGCTGCGCCGCCTCGAACTCCCAGACCGGCTTCTCCTCGCACTCCCGGTCACGGGCTTCGAACACCGCGACGCCGGCCGGCCGCATGAGCCCCTGCACGGTCAGCTCCTCGATCTTGCGGAGGTTGACCTGGCTCCAGTTGCTGCGCGGCCTGCGCGGGGTAAACCGGATCGACCAGGAGAAGTCGTCGATCGGGCTCTGCCGGCCGTCGATCCAGCCGAAGCACAGGGCCTGGTCGACCGCCTCCGACCAGCTCAGGGTGGGCTTGCCCGCGCCCTTCTTCCACATGCCCACCCGGCATTCGGAGGCAGTTGTGTGGTGCTCCTCCAGCCAGTCCCGGAACTCCTCAGGACTTGAGAAGAAGATTGGCTCCATGCGTGGTGCTCCCGTCGGTCGTCTCGTCGGTGCCATTGAACCTGTCGGGTACGACAATCCGAGAGTTTCACCGCGCCGCCCGGTATCTGCGCGGGGGCGTCATCACCATGACGGGCAGGCAACCACAGGAGCCGAGCGGGGACGGATCGGCCGCAGGCCCCTCGTTCGAGGGAGCGGAAGAGCCGCGAGCCTCGCCGGCGCAATTGGACAGCCCAGCTCAAAGAAATGGCTCGCGCAGCAACGCCGGGCACACACCTGGGCGCAGCTGAGCGCCATGCAGCGGGAGCGGCTCGGCGGGCTCGGTGTGGCACCCGACGAAGCTGCCCCCGCCCCGGTGACAGCACACGCGGGGGAAGGGGGCGGGCGGGTTGTCGGCGCCGTTCCGGCGTGGGGTTGCGGCGCTCGCGCAGTGCCTCCAGAGGCAAGGGCACGAGCGGCCGGTCCCGAGGAAGCACTTGGAACCTGTCGAGGTCGACGGCCAGGAGCACGTGGTGAAGCTCGGTGTATTTATCAGTAGCGCCAAGAGCCGACGCGACCGGCCCACCCAGGAGCAGCGCCAGGTTCTCGTACAGCTCGGCATCGAATGGACGCGACACGAGCCGTGGCCGGTCGTTGAACCCGCCGGACACGTCACCGTGCACCGTGAGACCCCGGACGACGGCGCCCTGGATCCCGTGCTCTCAGCACCATGCTCAGAGCGTCGGGAGCAGCAGCCCGGGAGATTTGCGCGTGCCGTCCGGGTCAGCCCCGCCTGGGCTGAATCCAGCTCTGCCGCCACGTCCGCGGCAGGCGGAAAACGACAGCTGCTCCGCATGTTCGTCTACTGGTCTTGTTGCTGAACACCGTCCAAGTCATCGGCGTAGTGCTCGATCGCCCGCCGGTAGTCCTGCACGCGCCGGTCGCTGCTGGTGGCAGCCAGCGCCTTGAGAAGCAGGCGAACCGCCTGGCGACCCTCGCCGCTGTTGTACAACGCCATGGCCATGAATGCCTGCAAAGCGGGATCGTCCGGGAACTCCTCCAGTGCACGGCCCAAGGTCTGCACGGCCGGCTCGTACCGGCCCAGCACACGATAGGTGCTTCCCAGCCCGAGGAAAGCGCCGTGCCGGTCTTCGCCGGTCAGTCCCCCATTGCTCAGGGCGCGTTCATAGAAGGGGACAGCCTCGGCCTCCAGTTCGAGCACGTCGTGCGCCCAGGCGGTCTGATAGGCGATCTCGGCATCGTCCGGATACCGCTCGGTCAGCTCTATCAACTGGTTCCGGGCCTGCTCGGCGCGACCCTGCTCCCGCAACTGCACCGCTTGCGCCAGCACTGCATCGCGTTGGTGATCATTGTTCATGCCGCACACGCTGACACAACGCACCCAACCAGGCAAAAGTCTGCCCGGGCCTCCTCCCACGCGGCGGGCGGCCTCTCCAGACCACTCTGAGTAAGCACTGAGTCTGCGTGGCCACCCTCACGGCAGGCCCGTGGTCTTGGGAGGAGCTACGCACGGTAACGACGGGCACCCACTCGGGCGTTACCGTGAGTATCTCCTCCCAAGCCCTGGCGGGCGGCTTGGCGCCCGGCGGGTGTCTGGATCTGCGATATCTATGACATTGCAGTCATGTCCGGCCCCGCCGAGGATGGTCGGCATGAGCCAACCACGCAGGATCGCGATCGCCGTCTTCGACGGGGTGGAGTCGTTGGACGTCACGGGTCCCGCGCAGGTGTTCTCCACCGCAAGCCGCCTGCTGGACCGATCCGGCCGTGGTTACACCGTCGAGCTCGTCAGCGCCGCCCCCACTCCGGTGCACTGTGCCGACGGTGTCCGCCTGCTGGCCGACAGCACCTTCACCGACTCGGACGGCGAGGGAGTGGATACCCTTGTCGTACCCGGCGGGCTCCGGATCCGTCCGGAGGGCGTCGAAGCCGTCGTCGACCCCGCTGTTCTGGCCTGGGTCACCCGTGTCGCACCGCGCGTACGACGGGTGGTATCGGTCTGCGCCGGTGCGCACACCCTGGCTGCGGGCGGACTGCTGGCCGGCAGGCGGGCCACGACGCACTGGGCCACGGCCGAGGCACTGGCCGAGCGCCATGCGGACGTGACCGTGGACGCGGATGCCGTGTACGTACGGTCCGACCCTGCATGGACAGGGGCCGGGGTGAGTGCGGGAATCGGCATGAGCCTGGCCCTCGTGGCCGACGACCACGGGCGGAGGCATGCGCTGTCGACCGCCAAGTGGATGGTGATGTACTTGCAACGGCCGCGCGACCAGAGCCAGTTCAGCGCGCCCCTGAAGCCAGAGCACTGCCCGGACCGACATCGCGGAGCTTCTCGCGTGGATCGACGCGCATCTCGCCGAACGGCTGACGGTCCCCGTCCTCGCCGGCCGAATGGGACTGGGCGAACGCCAGTTCGCCCGGGTGTTCCTCCGTGAGACCGGCAGTACGCCGGCCGCCCATCTCGACGCCCAGCGCGTCCACGCCGCACAGCGCCTGCTCCAGGATAGCGACCTCACTATCGCGGCCATCGGCACACGCTGCGGCTTCGGCTCCGTCCACACCTTCCACCGGGCGTTCAAACACCACACCTCCGTCACGCCGCAGACCTACCGCCGGCACTTCACCAGCACGGCCGCGCCCGCTCCGGCCGACACCCTTCAGGAGACCGAAACCCCATGGGCTTCGCCCCCGCACTCGCCCGGCGCCCCGACACCCCTCTCGCGGACCTCGCCGAACGCATGCTGCAGGCCGCCGCGCCACCGGCGCTGGTGGCCCACTGCCACCGCACGTACGCCTACGCCGAAGCGATCCTCGACCACCGCGGTCTGTCACCGGACCGCGAGACACTCTTCCTCGGCGCCACACTCCACGACCTGGGCCTCACCCCGACCTGGGAGGACCCCTCGACACCCTTCGAGGAACACGGTGCGGCAGTGGCCCACGAGGCGCTCGTCCGGCACGGTGCGCCCCCCGAACTCGCCGACCTGGTCCACGACGCAATCCGCCTGCATCTCGACCTCACCACAGGGGACGACCACCGCCCCGAAGTCGCCGGCATCCACCTCGGCTCCGCCGCCGACGTCCTCGGCCTCCGCCTGGACGAGATCCCGGCGCCCACGATCGAACTCATCCTCAAGACCCACCCGGCGGAAGGACTCGCCCCCTTCCTGCACGACGCCTTCACCCGCGAAGCCCAGCACAAACCCCACTGCGCCACCGCCGTACTGATCCGCGACTTCCACCTCCTCGACACACTGCGCCACGCCTGAGCCGCCCTCGCACGCGGGCCAGGTACGAGGGGCAGGACAAGAAAGCGGAGCCGGCCGGGGGCGAGTGCGAGGCCGCGCCGGACGGGAAACCAACCGCCGGCCCGGCCCTTTGAGGGGTGAATCCTGCTGCCGCCCCGTTCCGCCGGTGCACCGTGTGCCGTTGCCCGAGCAAGCCCGCACCCGGGCAGCACGCGTCCAGGAGACCCCTATGGCCACCGTCCAAGCACTGCTCGGCAAGCTCACCGTCGTGGCCCTGACCACCACAGGCACCCTCGCCATCGGCGGCGGGGCCCACGCCGACGACTGCCGCACAAGCGCCACCTGCGGCTACACAGCCGACGCGGGAACCTACGCACCGGGCAGCGAGAACCCGTGCACGGACATCAAATGCATCACCATCCCGAGCCTCACCGATGGCATCAAACAATCCGACCTCGTCGCCGGCGACTTCGTCAGCAACCCTTGACCAACACCCCGATGCCCGCCGCAGCCACGGCGGGCCGGCATCCCCCCTCCGTGGAGGTTCACCTGCCACGGCCCGAAGCAACAGGTAGAGCAGTGTCGCCACTGCGGTTCAACGAGGAGCGCGGGCCGACCGGGTCAGGAAAGCTCGTCTGCGAGCAGATCCATCAGCAGCCCGTCCTGCCAGGCCCCCGTCCGGTGGTCACGCCCGTACTCTCGCATGATGCCCACGGACTTGAACCCGACCTTCCCGTAGCAGCGGATCGCCGCGGTATTGGCTGCGGCGGGATCGATGGTCAGTCGGTGATGGCCGCGTTCCTGCACCAGCCACCTGGCCAGCGTACGCACCGTGTCGGAACCGAGCCCCTTCCCGTGGTACCTCGCGGTCAGGAAGACATCGATGCCGGCGTGACGGAACTCGGGATCGGACTCTTCGTCGAACTGGACGGCACCGATGACCTCGCCCTCGAAAACGACAGCCAGCATGCCTTCGTAGGACGCCGGAGGCGACCACCACGCCGCGACTTCCGGCTCTCGTACGACTCTTGCGAGGATCTCGGAATCGCCATCGGTCGCTGGACGCAGCACGATCTTGTCCCCATGCAGTCTCATGCCCCCATCCTCCCTGAGCAATGAGAGGTCGGTCTCAAGGGACAACTTCTACGTCCCTCTCAGCGGCATCGCCCCGTTCCATCAGCGCTTCTCCACCGACGCCCAATCCGCGGCACCAGCCGCCTCTGGCCCGCGAAAACCTGCAAGTCGTCGGCCGCAGAGACCGAGCACCAACTCGACGACCCCGAGGGCGTGCCGCACTCATCGCCAACCGAGACGAACCTCACCTTGCTCGCCCCACTCAGCTCTGAGCATCCCTGGCCAACAGCCCACCCCGGAGAGTCAGTCCAGCAGGGCGGCCGTGAACATCTCGCGGCGCTCCGCCAGCCAGGTCCGCATGCGGTCCCAGCGTTCCCATCCACCGCGCTCGGCCAGTGCCTGGAGATAGACGGGGTCGCCGTCAGCCACCCGGCGGGCGACGAAAGCCCGGCAGACGTCGGTGGCCTGCTCGATGACGCCGAACAGCTCGGCGCGGTCCTGCGGCGAAAGGCCGTAGCTGTCGGCAAGTATCCGCAGCCGCGCGGGCGCATCCAGCCCAGAGGGGTAGAAGGCGGCTGTGGATGCGGGATCGACCAGGGGCACCCAGTAGCGGGCGGTCATGGCGACGTCCCAGAGGGGACGGCC includes:
- a CDS encoding alpha/beta fold hydrolase, with the protein product MINQAEFPEPTLIQVNGVELEVFEAGRENKGKPIVLCHGWPEHAITWRRQMPVLAAAGYHVIAPNQRGYGNSSRPAEVTDYDIEHLTGDLVALLDHYGYEDATFVGHDWGAFVVWSLALLHPDRVNKLINLSLPYMERGETPWIEAMETFLGGDFYFVHFNRQPGVADAVFDANPSQFIRNLYRKNVPPVPPEPGMAFINLAKAEAPLGEPVMSDSDLAVIISAFETSGFTGGINWYRNLDRNWHQLADADPIIKQPTLMIYGDQDFAVPRFERLAEFVPNVEVVGLDCGHWIQGEMPEETNRVISEWLDRQG
- a CDS encoding helix-turn-helix transcriptional regulator — encoded protein: MRSDRLVAILLLLQRREQVTAAEVSRELDVSERTARRDLDALAMAGVPVYSVQGRGGGWRLVGGARTDLSGLTSSEARALFLALGPASDATPALKAALRKLVHALPKPFQVQAEAAAASLVVDPQRWGASRIEHRPPRFLDELQDAVIRGVQVSLGYVDSKGAETRRTVHPLGIVAKGPVWYLVSNTETGRRVFRIDRVSSADPTGDPVHRPGDFDLAESWNEIAEEVDRKRTPLEIQAVCTPDGIGILRMALGDRLDVGGSTTDGRIEVVIRGPNEYMLAGELSGLVEWVEVTGPPGVRDHLASIGNSLVERYGRPRTSGDLTRLEADEAGSESSSAP
- a CDS encoding YdeI/OmpD-associated family protein, producing the protein MEPIFFSSPEEFRDWLEEHHTTASECRVGMWKKGAGKPTLSWSEAVDQALCFGWIDGRQSPIDDFSWSIRFTPRRPRSNWSQVNLRKIEELTVQGLMRPAGVAVFEARDRECEEKPVWEFEAAQLARFQAEPRAWEWFSGQAPSYRKSAIHYVISAKRDETRERRLDQLIADSLEGVRLKQFRRPGT
- a CDS encoding tetratricopeptide repeat protein is translated as MNNDHQRDAVLAQAVQLREQGRAEQARNQLIELTERYPDDAEIAYQTAWAHDVLELEAEAVPFYERALSNGGLTGEDRHGAFLGLGSTYRVLGRYEPAVQTLGRALEEFPDDPALQAFMAMALYNSGEGRQAVRLLLKALAATSSDRRVQDYRRAIEHYADDLDGVQQQDQ
- a CDS encoding GlxA family transcriptional regulator codes for the protein MSQPRRIAIAVFDGVESLDVTGPAQVFSTASRLLDRSGRGYTVELVSAAPTPVHCADGVRLLADSTFTDSDGEGVDTLVVPGGLRIRPEGVEAVVDPAVLAWVTRVAPRVRRVVSVCAGAHTLAAGGLLAGRRATTHWATAEALAERHADVTVDADAVYVRSDPAWTGAGVSAGIGMSLALVADDHGRRHALSTAKWMVMYLQRPRDQSQFSAPLKPEHCPDRHRGASRVDRRASRRTADGPRPRRPNGTGRTPVRPGVPP
- a CDS encoding HD domain-containing protein, with the protein product MGFAPALARRPDTPLADLAERMLQAAAPPALVAHCHRTYAYAEAILDHRGLSPDRETLFLGATLHDLGLTPTWEDPSTPFEEHGAAVAHEALVRHGAPPELADLVHDAIRLHLDLTTGDDHRPEVAGIHLGSAADVLGLRLDEIPAPTIELILKTHPAEGLAPFLHDAFTREAQHKPHCATAVLIRDFHLLDTLRHA
- the aac(6') gene encoding aminoglycoside 6'-N-acetyltransferase, translated to MRLHGDKIVLRPATDGDSEILARVVREPEVAAWWSPPASYEGMLAVVFEGEVIGAVQFDEESDPEFRHAGIDVFLTARYHGKGLGSDTVRTLARWLVQERGHHRLTIDPAAANTAAIRCYGKVGFKSVGIMREYGRDHRTGAWQDGLLMDLLADELS